Proteins co-encoded in one Chrysemys picta bellii isolate R12L10 chromosome 13, ASM1138683v2, whole genome shotgun sequence genomic window:
- the PCMTD2 gene encoding protein-L-isoaspartate O-methyltransferase domain-containing protein 2, with translation MGGAVSAGEDNDELIDNLKEAQYIRTELVEQAFRAIDRADYYLDDFKDNAYKDLAWKHGNFHLSAPCIYSEVMEALDLQPGLSFLNLGSGTGYLSSMIGLILGPFGVNHGVELHSDVIEYAKQKLDVFIRTSDSFDKFEFCEPSFVTGNCLEISPDSTQYDRVYCGAGVQKEHEDYMKSLLKVGGILVMPLEEKLTKITRTGPAAWETKKILAVSFAPLIQPIHADSGKSRLVHLPPITVRSLQDLARIAIRGTIKRLIHQETMSKNGNGLKNPPRFKRRRVRRRRMETIVFLDKEVFASRISNPSDDNNNCEEIEEERREEEEKGISELKPDPPVNFLREKVLSLPLPDPLKYYLLYYREK, from the exons ATGGGAGGTGCAGTGAGTGCAGGAGAAGATAATGATGAGTTAATCGATAATCTGAAAGAAGCACAGTATATCCGAACAGAGCTGGTGGAGCAGGCATTCCGTGCCATTGATCGAGCAGACTACTATCTTGATGATTTTAAGGACAATGCTTACAAAGACTTGGCGTGGAAACATGGAAATTTTCATCTCTCTGCACCGTGCATTTACTCTGAGGTGATGGAAGCTTTGGATCTACAGCCGGGACTGTCGTTCTTGAATCTGGGCAGTGGCACCGGTTACCTGAGTTCTATGATTGGACTCATCTTGG GTCCTTTTGGTGTTAACCATGGTGTGGAGCTTCACTCTGATGTTATAGAGTATGCAAAGCAGAAATTGGATGTCTTCATCAGAACAAGTGACAGCTTTGACAA ATTTGAATTCTGTGAGCCCTCCTTTGTTACTGGCAATTGTTTAGAGATCTCTCCAGATTCTACTCAATATGACCGTGTTTACTGTGGTGCTGGGGTACAGAAAGAACATGAAGACTACATGAAGAGTCTGCTGAAAGTTGGAGGAATTCTCGTCATGCCACTTGAGGAAAAG CTGACGAAGATAACGCGCACTGGTCCTGCTGCCTGGGAAACCAAGAAGATCCTTGCTGTTTCTTTTGCTCCTCTGATTCAACCCATTCATGCAGATTCAGGGAAATCAAGACTTGTTCACTTGC CACCAATAACTGTCCGCAGCCTACAGGATCTGGCTCGCATTGCCATCCGAGGAACTATTAAGAGGCTAATACATCAAGAAACAATGAGCAAAAATGGAAATGGTCTGAAAAACCCTCCAAGGTTTAAACGAAGACGTGTTCGCCGCCGTCGCATGGAAACCATTGTCTTCTTGGATAAAGAAGTCTTTGCCAGTCGTATCTCAAACCCTTCAGATGATAACAACAACTGTGAGGAGATTGAGGAGGAGAGGcgagaagaggaggaaaagggTATCTCTGAACTGAAGCCAGACCCCCCTGTAAACTTTCTGAGAGAGAAGGTCTTGAGTTTGCCTTTGCCTGATCCCCTGAAATATTACCTGCTTTATTACAGAGAAAAATAA